From the Campylobacter volucris genome, the window ACTCCATATGCATTCATGATATCTATGCGCTTATCTACTCCTAGCATACTTGGTATAATACCTTCAAATTCAAATAAGTCAATCCAAACAAAACCCATCACATAAGAAGGTATAGCCAAAGGCAATATCAAAAACCACTCAAAAAATTTAGAACCAAAAAATTTATAAAACGATATCAAATACGCACTGATTAACCCAAGTATCAAACAAAGCACCAAGGTGCCAAATAAAATCAAAGCACTACCATAAATATAACGAGGCAAGACATTTTTACTTAAATGTTTTAAGGTATCAAGATCTATAAAAGGGATATGAAAGATGATAGCGATTATAGGTAATATTATAATTACACAGAAAAAAAAGGTGGCCAAAGACCACCTTAAACTTAAAAATTTCAAATTTTAATTTTCCTTTATTTCCATTGAACTTCATCAAATATTTTTAAGGCTTCTTTAGCATTTCCCCAATAAGCTTCAAAATTTGGTTTTTCTATTTTAAATTCGCCCCAAGATTGTAAAATTTTAGCAGGTTTTACTTCTTTATTAACTGGATACTCATAGTTTTGATTTGTTAAAATTTCTTGTGCTTCTTTTGAAAGCATAAATTCTATGAATTTAATCGCAGCTTCTTGATTTTTAGAAGTTTTTAAAACACCTATACCGCTTACATTTATGTGAGTTCCTCTATCTTCTTGATTTGGAAAAATCACTTTTACAGAATTAGCTGCTTCTACATCTTTTGGATTTTTAGAATTAGCTAAATGTCCTAAATAATAACTATTTGAAATTGCCACATCTCCTTCTTTTGCATAAATTGCACGAATTTGATCACGATCTCCACCTTTTGGAGTTCTAGCAAGATTTTCAGCTATACCCTTAGCCCACGCTTTTGCTTTTTCTTCACCTAAAGTATCTATCATAGCACTAAGTAAAGAGATATTATAAACATTGTTTGAACTTCTTACTAAAACCTTACCTTTAAATTTTGGATCAGCTAAATCTTCATAAGTTTTAATTTCTCCATCTTTAATTCTATCTTTTGAAGCAATGATAATTCTAGCTCTTGTGGTAAAAGCATACCATTCGTTATTTTTACCTCTTAATTCTTTTGGAGAGAGTTTTTCTAAAGTCGGAGAGCTAACAGAAACAAAAAGATTATTTGTGCGTACTTGCTCTAAATTTCCAGCATCTGCAGTCATAAATAAATCTGCTTTTGAATTTTTACCCTCAACCTCTAATCTTTTTGCAAGCTCATTAGCTTTTGCTTGTACTACATTGATACTAATACCTGTTTTTTCTTTAAAAAGTTTAAAAATACCTTTATCAGAATCATAATGACGATGAGAATAAATCGTAAGCTCTTGAGCGCTTAAGCTCATAGCAGCCAATAAAGACAATAAAACTATTTTTGCTTTCATTGTGTAATTTTCCTTTTATATATTTTTGAAATTGATAAGGATTATTATATTAATTTTGTCTTTATATTTACTTAAATTGATACACATAATCATTTTTGTGTGCAATTTTACAAAATTAACATTAATCAAGATATTTCTACTCTTATTTTTATACAATTTTTAAAAACATTTCAAACCAAAGGATTAAAAATGACTCAAGAACAAATTCAAATCATAAAAGATTGTGTGCCTATTTTGCAAAAAAATGGAGAAGATTTAACAAAAGAATTTTATAAAATCATGTTTAAAGAATACCCTCAAGTAAAACCTATGTTTAATATGGAAAAACAAGCTTCAGGTGAGCAACCAAAAGCTTTAGCAATGGCTATTTTAATGGCTGCAAAAAATGTAGAAAATTTAGAAAATATGAGAACTTTTGTAGATAAAGTTGCCATCACTCATACAAATTTAAATGTTAAAGAAGAACACTACCCTATAGTAGGTGCTTGTCTTTTAAAAGCTATTAAAGTGGTATTAAATGCAGATGAAACAACACTAAAAGCTTGGGAAGAAGCTTACAAAGCTATTGCTAAATTTTATATAGATATAGAAAAAGAAATCTACGCTAAAAAATAATTTTAGGCTTTGAAAAAAGCCTATTTTAAAAACGAAAGTCCTGCTTTAGCGATTTTCACATCTTCTTCTAAATGTGCACCACCAACGCCTATACCACCTATGATGACTCCATCTACTTCAATAGGAACCCCACCTGGCATGATAGAAAATTTATCATCTAAATAGCGAATATCTTCAGGAATTTTACCCTCTTTTACACCTTGAAAAATTACAGCTGTTTCTCTTTTTTGAGAATTTGCAGTATAAGCTTTTTTATAACTAGCACTTAGCGTATGCACTCCTGCTTTTTCATCTCTTAACACAGCTAAAATTTGACCTGATTTATCTACTATGGTTATGCTTACATTAAAACCATTTTTCTTTGCTTCCTTTTTAGCTAAATCCAAAATTCCCTCAACCATTTGAGTAGTTAAAACCGGCTCTTTAACAAGATCAAAAGACTTTGCCATTAGACTAACTCCTAAAAATAAACATAAAAATATAATTTTTTTCATTTTACTCCTTTAAAATTTTTCAACCACTTCTTTAGTAATGGTTTTTATATCTCCCTTTAACTCTTGAATTTGTCCATTTTGTGCAAGTAAAATTCTATCAGCTATATCAAAATAAACATCATCATGAGTAATAGCAAATATAGTGATGCCTTTTTGTTTTAAAAGCGGCAAAAGCTTAGTATAGAAAAATTTTCTAAACATAGGGTCTTGATCAGCAGCCCATTCATCGAGTATTAAAATGTCTTTTTTCTCAAGTAAAGCATTAAGCATAGCAAGA encodes:
- a CDS encoding Fe(3+) ABC transporter substrate-binding protein gives rise to the protein MKAKIVLLSLLAAMSLSAQELTIYSHRHYDSDKGIFKLFKEKTGISINVVQAKANELAKRLEVEGKNSKADLFMTADAGNLEQVRTNNLFVSVSSPTLEKLSPKELRGKNNEWYAFTTRARIIIASKDRIKDGEIKTYEDLADPKFKGKVLVRSSNNVYNISLLSAMIDTLGEEKAKAWAKGIAENLARTPKGGDRDQIRAIYAKEGDVAISNSYYLGHLANSKNPKDVEAANSVKVIFPNQEDRGTHINVSGIGVLKTSKNQEAAIKFIEFMLSKEAQEILTNQNYEYPVNKEVKPAKILQSWGEFKIEKPNFEAYWGNAKEALKIFDEVQWK
- the cgb gene encoding single-domain globin Cgb, coding for MTQEQIQIIKDCVPILQKNGEDLTKEFYKIMFKEYPQVKPMFNMEKQASGEQPKALAMAILMAAKNVENLENMRTFVDKVAITHTNLNVKEEHYPIVGACLLKAIKVVLNADETTLKAWEEAYKAIAKFYIDIEKEIYAKK
- a CDS encoding GlcG/HbpS family heme-binding protein, whose translation is MKKIIFLCLFLGVSLMAKSFDLVKEPVLTTQMVEGILDLAKKEAKKNGFNVSITIVDKSGQILAVLRDEKAGVHTLSASYKKAYTANSQKRETAVIFQGVKEGKIPEDIRYLDDKFSIMPGGVPIEVDGVIIGGIGVGGAHLEEDVKIAKAGLSFLK